The genomic region CGGGGAGATGGTCTACTCGCAGGAGGGAACGCGGAGGACCACCGGCGCGCGCAGCGAGGACGGTATCGTCATCGCGAAGGGTATCGACGTGGTGGTCACGCGCTACGAGAAGGGGATCGCCTACGTCCGCCCGTGGGAGAGCATCACCGGCCCCGGCGGGCACGCGGATCACGACCGGTGAGGCAAGGGGGCAATAATGGCTTCGGTGGGTTTCTCCAACGGCGTCCTCGTGATCACGAGCCTGATGGTGGTCGTGACGCTCATGCTACTCACGGTGTTCGCGCGGCTCTATCGCAAGGCCGGACCGCATGAAGCGCTCGTCGTCTACGGCTTTCGCGGCACGCGCATCGTGAAGGGACGCGGCACGGTCATCTTCCCGATGATCGAGAACTGGCACGAGCTGTCGCTCGAGCTCATGTCCTTCGACGTGGCGCCACAGCAGGACGTCTACACCCGCCAGGGCGTGGCGGTCACCGTGGAGGCGGTGGCCCAGATCAAGGTCAAGTCGGACCCGGAGTCG from Deltaproteobacteria bacterium harbors:
- a CDS encoding flotillin family protein; its protein translation is MASVGFSNGVLVITSLMVVVTLMLLTVFARLYRKAGPHEALVVYGFRGTRIVKGRGTVIFPMIENWHELSLELMSFDVAPQQDVYTRQGVAVTVEAVAQIKVKSDPESILTAAEQFLTKSDEEREGLIRLVMEGHLRGIIGQLTVEEIVKQPEMV